The Manihot esculenta cultivar AM560-2 chromosome 11, M.esculenta_v8, whole genome shotgun sequence genome includes a region encoding these proteins:
- the LOC110625515 gene encoding thaumatin-like protein 1, with product MDPFSCRSFLILSFVVLLTTSRGVIGASFTFVNKCDYTVWPGILANAGSPRLDSTGFELPKDSSLSFQAPTGWSGRFWARTGCTFDDSGSGSCLTGDCGSGQVECNGLGAAPPATLAEFTLGSGGQDFYDVSLVDGYNLPMVVEGSGGSGMCASTGCSTDLNRQCPAELRVGDGNACKSACEAFGSPEYCCSGAFNTPATCRPSVYSEMFKAACPRSYSYAYDDATSTFTCTGADYTVTFCPSSPSQKSSSYSTPMTAATTTPGGVSGSGLEYSGSSSDSGSASVYGSTTGSSSGSGEAMLADGSWLAGLAMGDSHKTASPTALKSALLAVFLLISLLCL from the exons ATGGATCCCTTCTCCTGCCGCTCCTTCCTGATTCTCAGCTTTGTAGTTCTGCTTACGACTTCTAGAG GAGTAATAGGTGCTAGCTTCACTTTTGTCAACAAATGTGACTACACTGTCTGGCCTGGTATTCTAGCCAATGCCGGCAGTCCTAGACTTGACAGCACTGGATTTGAGCTCCCAAAGGATTCTTCCCTTTCTTTTCAAGCCCCTACAGGTTGGTCCGGCCGCTTCTGGGCCAGAACCGGCTGCACCTTTGACGACTCTGGATCCGGAAGCTGTCTCACTGGAGACTGTGGTTCGGGCCAAGTTGAGTGCAACGGACTCGGAGCTGCCCCGCCTGCTACCCTGGCTGAGTTCACACTTGGTTCCGGTGGACAGGACTTCTATGATGTCAGCCTTGTGGACGGCTACAATCTACCCATGGTCGTTGAAGGGAGTGGCGGGTCGGGTATGTGCGCTTCTACGGGTTGTTCCACGGATCTGAACAGACAGTGTCCAGCAGAGCTCAGGGTAGGTGACGGTAACGCTTGCAAGAGCGCGTGCGAGGCCTTTGGGAGTCCAGAATACTGTTGTAGCGGAGCGTTTAACACACCCGCGACATGTAGGCCGTCGGTTTATTCGGAGATGTTCAAGGCTGCGTGTCCTAGATCGTATAGCTACGCATATGATGATGCTACCAGTACTTTTACATGTACCGGCGCCGATTACACGGTGACGTTTTGCCCCTCTTCCCCAAG CCAAAAATCTTCAAGCTATTCAACACCAATGACAGCAGCAACAACCACCCCAGGTGGAGTGTCAGGATCAGGGCTCGAGTACTCTGGATCAAGTTCAGATTCTGGCTCTGCGTCGGTATATGGATCCACAACTGGTTCAAGTTCTGGTTCTGGAGAAGCCATGTTAGCGGATGGATCATGGTTAGCTGGTTTGGCCATGGGAGACTCTCACAAGACTGCCTCTCCTACTGCTCTAAAATCTGCACTACTGGCTGTGTTTCTCTTGATCTCTTTGCTTTGCTTGTAA